The Novipirellula caenicola genome window below encodes:
- a CDS encoding PSD1 and planctomycete cytochrome C domain-containing protein gives MPDEIDFNEHVRPIFNSHCTACHGGVKQAGDVSFVYREQVLPPDGWIVEPGDPENSVLIERVITTDPDFRMPPPDHGPPLSSDEVAVLTKWIEQGAVWRASYWSYAAPEPQPLPEVSNPAWERQPLDRFVLAKLDEKGLKPSPDAAPERWLRRVTLDLTGLPPTLEQRDAFLAAFSRNNDAARREYVDQLLASTAFGERWASVWLDQIRYADSKGLGLDGRRSVWKYRDWVIDSLNRDLPYDQFTIKQIAGDLLPEPTIEDLIATAAHRLTQNNEEGGTDDEEFRVAAVLDRVSTTWQAWLGVTFGCVQCHSHPYDPFRHEEFYEFAAFFNNTADSDLDEDWPVIQAPIDPRDNPRADQLDRQIRSLCDQLFQREFSQLKAEGMWTPLVEMKASTNNATQIEVEKVDDHDEFHTVDTVSRNTDITLETPLPPEMKQLTAIRVTVRPLDPKSGLDDSEWGFVLSELKAAFIVEGQESPTEISFARVISDDPNPFYDPNASLDAKSNRGFAAYSRIHHSREAAFVLDSPIQVPENARLRVTLKHRVFVLGAFSLIARRGHLAVSDSEEFTKMVNDESLAKLRDELTKLEKERSRIKSVSVPVMQERPAHLARPSHLFERGLFLTKGKQVTPSTPESLHPLPRQDTDDSLLPPNRLTLAKWLVSQDNPLTARVAVNRVWAQLFGTGLVLSEEDFGSSGESPSHPELLDYLALRFQNEQQWSMKTMIREIVLSRTYGQSAKVTDEGLQLDPQNQWLSRGPRHRLSSEIVRDQALALSGLLSDKSFGPPVHPPIPDGVWKPFQSGDKWTPSKPGDEERYRRSIYTYMKRSIPYPMFAAFDSPSREFCSPRRLRSNTPLQALMMLNDETFAESAAALAARMQAAKNEPREQIRYGFLIVTSREPSSADLDDLMTLFNSQRNGSEADLKRADADAMTTVAAVLLNLDEVVMK, from the coding sequence ATGCCAGACGAAATTGATTTCAACGAGCACGTTCGTCCGATTTTCAATTCGCACTGCACGGCGTGTCACGGCGGCGTCAAACAAGCTGGTGACGTCTCGTTTGTCTACCGGGAACAAGTGCTGCCGCCGGATGGATGGATTGTCGAACCAGGTGATCCGGAAAACTCGGTCCTGATTGAGCGGGTGATCACGACCGATCCCGATTTTCGTATGCCTCCGCCGGATCACGGACCGCCATTGTCCAGCGACGAGGTTGCCGTGTTGACCAAATGGATCGAGCAAGGTGCCGTTTGGAGGGCTAGCTATTGGTCTTACGCCGCGCCCGAGCCACAACCGCTTCCGGAGGTTTCGAATCCGGCATGGGAACGCCAGCCGCTCGATCGTTTTGTGCTAGCCAAGTTGGATGAGAAAGGGCTCAAGCCGTCGCCGGATGCCGCGCCCGAGCGATGGTTACGACGCGTGACGTTGGATCTGACTGGATTGCCACCGACGCTCGAGCAGCGAGACGCTTTCTTAGCGGCGTTTTCACGAAATAACGATGCCGCGCGTCGCGAATATGTAGACCAACTGCTTGCGTCCACCGCGTTTGGTGAACGATGGGCCAGCGTGTGGTTGGACCAAATTCGCTATGCCGATTCCAAGGGTCTCGGGTTGGATGGTCGACGCTCGGTTTGGAAGTACCGCGACTGGGTAATCGACTCGCTAAATCGTGACTTGCCCTACGATCAATTCACCATCAAACAAATCGCGGGCGACTTGCTTCCCGAACCAACGATCGAAGATCTGATCGCGACTGCGGCGCATCGGCTAACTCAAAACAACGAGGAAGGCGGCACCGACGATGAAGAGTTCCGCGTCGCCGCGGTACTCGATCGGGTTAGTACGACGTGGCAGGCGTGGCTTGGCGTGACGTTTGGTTGTGTCCAGTGCCACAGCCATCCCTACGATCCGTTTCGCCACGAAGAGTTTTATGAGTTTGCGGCTTTTTTCAACAACACGGCTGATAGCGACTTGGACGAGGATTGGCCTGTTATCCAGGCTCCGATCGATCCTCGCGACAACCCCAGAGCCGACCAACTCGACCGACAGATCCGCAGCCTTTGTGATCAGCTATTTCAGAGAGAGTTTTCCCAACTGAAGGCGGAAGGCATGTGGACGCCGCTGGTCGAAATGAAAGCGTCGACCAACAACGCGACGCAGATCGAAGTCGAAAAGGTGGATGACCATGACGAATTTCATACCGTCGATACGGTCAGCCGTAACACGGACATCACACTGGAAACACCGCTTCCACCAGAGATGAAACAGTTGACCGCGATTCGAGTGACCGTCCGGCCGCTGGATCCCAAGTCTGGGCTTGATGATTCGGAGTGGGGATTTGTGTTGTCTGAACTGAAGGCGGCATTCATCGTCGAAGGCCAAGAATCCCCCACCGAGATCTCTTTTGCTCGAGTGATCAGCGACGATCCCAATCCGTTTTATGACCCGAACGCGAGTTTGGACGCGAAATCCAACCGCGGTTTCGCAGCCTATTCACGTATCCACCATTCACGCGAAGCGGCGTTCGTGCTGGATTCCCCGATCCAGGTCCCCGAAAATGCTCGACTTCGAGTCACGCTGAAGCATCGCGTGTTTGTCCTTGGTGCATTCTCGTTGATCGCGCGGCGGGGGCATTTGGCCGTCAGCGACAGCGAAGAATTCACCAAAATGGTGAATGATGAATCGTTAGCGAAGCTGCGAGATGAACTTACCAAACTCGAGAAAGAGCGATCGAGGATCAAGTCAGTTTCCGTGCCGGTCATGCAAGAGCGTCCCGCGCATTTGGCACGTCCGAGTCATTTGTTCGAGCGCGGCTTGTTTCTCACCAAAGGAAAACAGGTCACGCCTAGTACCCCCGAATCGCTTCACCCCCTTCCCCGCCAAGACACAGACGACAGCTTGCTCCCGCCAAACCGATTGACACTCGCCAAATGGTTGGTCAGCCAGGACAATCCGCTCACTGCACGGGTTGCGGTCAATCGTGTCTGGGCTCAGCTGTTTGGAACCGGCTTGGTGCTCAGCGAAGAGGATTTTGGGTCGTCCGGCGAGTCCCCCTCGCATCCTGAGCTGCTCGATTATTTGGCGCTGCGTTTTCAGAACGAACAGCAATGGAGCATGAAGACGATGATCCGCGAAATCGTGCTTTCACGAACCTATGGGCAATCCGCCAAAGTCACGGACGAAGGTCTCCAATTGGATCCCCAGAATCAATGGCTGTCCCGAGGGCCTCGTCACCGTTTGTCATCGGAAATCGTTCGTGATCAAGCGTTGGCATTGTCAGGATTGCTAAGCGACAAATCGTTTGGCCCCCCGGTTCATCCACCAATTCCCGATGGCGTATGGAAACCGTTCCAATCGGGCGACAAATGGACGCCCTCGAAACCGGGCGACGAAGAGCGTTATCGCCGTTCGATCTATACCTACATGAAACGCAGCATTCCGTATCCGATGTTCGCGGCGTTTGATTCGCCGTCACGAGAGTTCTGTTCGCCACGACGGCTACGTTCCAATACGCCACTGCAAGCGTTGATGATGCTCAATGATGAAACGTTTGCTGAAAGCGCCGCAGCGTTGGCGGCGCGAATGCAGGCGGCAAAAAATGAGCCGCGTGAACAGATTCGATACGGCTTTCTAATCGTGACTTCTCGTGAACCTTCCTCTGCGGATTTAGATGACTTGATGACGCTGTTCAATTCGCAGCGAAACGGAAGCGAAGCGGATCTGAAGCGTGCTGACGCTGATGCGATGACCACCGTGGCCGCAGTGCTGTTGAACCTCGACGAAGTGGTGATGAAGTAA